A window of Sphingorhabdus lacus contains these coding sequences:
- a CDS encoding N-succinylarginine dihydrolase codes for MLREVNFDGLVGPSHNYAGLSFGNVASARNAGAESSPRQAALQGVRKMRRMLGLGLVQGLLLPHDRPFTPWLRELGFAGSDDEVCAAAWANEPALLANVVSASPMWTANAATISPAPDTRDGRCHVTVANLSSMLHRSIEARQTAQQLRLIFRDRSLFAVHDALPAKLTDEGAANAMRLAASHSDRGLEIFVYGVDNGGKFPARQSRLAGEAIARRHGLSDEGQLHVQQSAAAIEAGAFHNDVVAVANENVLFAHAQAFEDRERVCDSIRRRVPSVQIIEAPADRVSLADAVSSYLFNSQLVTLPDGQTALIVPSECRENAAVWAWLNESIVGQTAIARIEVIEVRESMRNGGGPACLRLRVAMSDAAIASVDQRFMVDEAACDRLERVIETHWPDRIAASDLGKSELWAACRAARQALLATLGFRDEEL; via the coding sequence GTGTTGCGTGAAGTCAATTTCGACGGGCTGGTCGGCCCCAGCCACAATTACGCGGGGCTCTCGTTCGGCAATGTCGCTTCGGCCCGCAATGCCGGTGCCGAATCCAGCCCCCGGCAGGCGGCCCTGCAGGGCGTCCGCAAGATGCGGCGCATGCTTGGATTGGGGCTGGTGCAAGGTCTGTTGCTCCCGCATGATCGCCCGTTCACGCCCTGGCTGCGCGAGCTCGGCTTTGCCGGCAGCGACGATGAAGTCTGCGCGGCCGCCTGGGCAAACGAACCGGCGCTGCTTGCGAATGTCGTTTCGGCTTCGCCCATGTGGACCGCGAATGCCGCCACAATTTCACCCGCACCGGACACGCGCGACGGGCGCTGCCATGTTACCGTGGCCAATCTCTCGTCAATGCTCCATCGCAGCATCGAAGCCAGGCAAACCGCACAGCAACTCCGGTTGATCTTCCGTGACCGGAGCCTGTTTGCAGTGCATGATGCGCTGCCCGCGAAATTGACCGACGAGGGAGCCGCAAATGCCATGCGGCTTGCCGCCAGCCATAGCGATCGCGGGCTTGAGATCTTTGTTTATGGTGTCGACAATGGCGGCAAGTTCCCTGCCCGCCAGAGCCGCCTGGCCGGCGAGGCGATTGCTCGCCGCCACGGACTTAGCGACGAGGGGCAGCTTCACGTCCAGCAAAGCGCTGCAGCGATCGAGGCAGGGGCCTTTCACAACGACGTCGTCGCCGTAGCCAACGAGAATGTCCTCTTTGCGCACGCACAGGCCTTCGAGGATCGCGAGCGGGTCTGCGACTCCATCCGCAGGCGAGTGCCTTCGGTCCAGATCATCGAGGCGCCCGCCGATCGGGTCTCGCTGGCCGATGCAGTCAGTTCCTATCTGTTCAATTCGCAGCTGGTCACCCTGCCGGATGGTCAAACTGCCCTGATCGTACCCAGCGAATGCCGCGAGAATGCTGCTGTCTGGGCCTGGCTGAACGAGAGCATAGTTGGTCAGACCGCTATTGCGCGGATCGAGGTCATCGAAGTGCGCGAATCGATGCGCAATGGCGGTGGTCCTGCCTGCCTGCGCCTGCGGGTTGCCATGAGCGACGCGGCAATTGCGTCGGTCGATCAACGGTTCATGGTAGACGAAGCGGCCTGTGACAGGCTGGAACGGGTCATCGAAACGCACTGGCCGGATCGAATTGCCGCCTCTGACCTGGGCAAGTCCGAACTCTGGGCCGCCTGCCGCGCAGCACGCCAGGCATTGCTGGCAACGCTTGGCTTTCGTGACGAGGAGCTTTGA
- a CDS encoding arginine N-succinyltransferase, whose translation MPHQVRMARKNDLDALMELAALTGGGMTNFPHDRSALAEKVAWSEQSCAIEIEVPQDEFYLFVLEDTANGRIVGTANIYSKIGVRWPFYSYKLSRVSHVSRGVGRHFSTHVLTLVNDFDDASEVGGLFLAPQARSGGLGQLLARSRYLFIAQHRQRFGTEIVAEMRGWLNGNTSPFWEAVGRKFFDSEFLAADHYNATQGNQFIADLMPKFPIYTALLPENAQSAIGRPHVEAVPAKAMLEAEGFVYDGYVDIFDAGPTLHARIDQLKSIVESRNVDGGLELSLSGSKRYLRAENHGLDFSVRVKTV comes from the coding sequence ATGCCCCATCAGGTGCGGATGGCTCGCAAGAATGACCTGGATGCCCTAATGGAACTGGCTGCACTGACAGGCGGAGGTATGACAAATTTCCCGCATGATCGGTCAGCTCTGGCGGAAAAGGTTGCCTGGAGCGAGCAATCCTGTGCTATCGAGATCGAGGTGCCGCAGGACGAATTTTATCTGTTTGTCCTTGAAGACACCGCCAATGGCCGGATTGTCGGCACGGCCAACATCTACTCCAAGATTGGCGTACGATGGCCATTCTACAGCTACAAGCTAAGTAGGGTGTCCCATGTTTCCCGCGGCGTCGGGCGACACTTCTCGACTCATGTCCTGACCTTGGTCAACGATTTTGACGATGCCTCCGAAGTCGGGGGGCTCTTCCTGGCGCCACAGGCGCGTTCCGGCGGGTTGGGGCAACTTCTCGCACGAAGCCGCTACCTGTTCATCGCGCAGCACAGGCAACGGTTCGGGACTGAAATCGTTGCAGAAATGCGCGGATGGCTGAATGGTAACACCTCGCCGTTCTGGGAAGCGGTCGGCCGGAAATTCTTTGACAGCGAATTTCTGGCCGCAGACCACTACAATGCAACCCAAGGAAATCAGTTCATCGCAGATTTGATGCCCAAGTTTCCTATATACACCGCTCTCTTGCCCGAAAATGCTCAATCTGCAATCGGACGGCCACATGTTGAGGCAGTGCCAGCGAAAGCGATGCTCGAAGCCGAAGGCTTTGTTTATGATGGTTATGTCGATATTTTCGATGCAGGGCCAACGTTGCATGCCCGCATCGACCAACTTAAGTCAATCGTCGAAAGCCGTAATGTCGATGGCGGCTTGGAACTTTCGCTTTCCGGCAGCAAACGGTATCTTCGTGCGGAAAACCATGGCCTGGACTTCTCGGTTCGAGTGAAGACAGTTTAA
- a CDS encoding cupin domain-containing protein: MNEALDHTTVVHAMQPDDTPELRELYRGFEEQSLLPLWTQLGDLMPIHPKSKAVPHVWRWSKLLPLAQRSGELVPVGRGGERRAIGLGNPGLAPHAYVSPTMWAAIQYLGPREVAPEHRHSQNAFRFVVEGEGVWTVVNGDPVRMSRGDLLLTPGGNWHGHQNVTDQPMAWIDGLDMPFGQQMDVGFFEFGPDQLTCLDTPEYSRGERLWCYPGLRPLSQLKDTVNSPIGAYRWQYTDAALSQQLALEAEGYPATVATGHAAIRYVNPTTGGDVMPTIRAEFHRLREGTQTETRRDVGSTVFQVFDGRGAVVMNGETHSLERGDMFVVPSWISWSLQAETRFDLFRFSDAPIMEKLNFMRTEIEV, translated from the coding sequence ATGAACGAAGCACTCGATCACACCACTGTCGTCCATGCGATGCAGCCGGATGATACGCCCGAACTGCGCGAACTGTATCGCGGGTTCGAAGAGCAGAGTCTCTTGCCCCTGTGGACCCAGCTGGGCGATCTCATGCCGATTCACCCCAAGTCCAAGGCGGTTCCGCACGTCTGGAGGTGGTCCAAGCTGCTGCCATTGGCGCAGCGTTCGGGCGAATTGGTGCCAGTCGGGCGCGGGGGCGAGCGGCGCGCGATCGGGCTCGGCAATCCAGGGCTGGCCCCGCATGCTTATGTCAGCCCGACCATGTGGGCTGCGATCCAGTACCTGGGACCACGCGAGGTAGCGCCCGAACACCGCCACAGCCAGAACGCCTTTCGCTTCGTAGTCGAAGGCGAGGGGGTCTGGACAGTCGTGAACGGCGATCCGGTCCGGATGAGCCGGGGCGACCTGCTGCTTACACCTGGCGGCAACTGGCACGGTCACCAGAACGTCACCGACCAGCCTATGGCCTGGATAGACGGGCTTGATATGCCGTTCGGCCAGCAGATGGATGTGGGCTTCTTCGAGTTCGGTCCCGATCAGTTGACCTGCCTCGACACGCCGGAATACAGCCGTGGAGAGCGCTTGTGGTGCTATCCGGGGCTGCGCCCGCTTTCGCAATTGAAGGATACTGTCAACTCGCCGATCGGCGCTTATCGCTGGCAATATACCGATGCCGCTCTGAGCCAGCAGCTTGCGCTGGAGGCGGAGGGGTACCCGGCTACGGTGGCGACCGGCCATGCCGCAATCCGCTATGTCAATCCAACGACCGGAGGAGATGTTATGCCGACGATCCGCGCCGAATTCCATCGCCTGCGCGAAGGGACGCAAACCGAAACCCGGCGCGATGTTGGCTCGACTGTTTTCCAGGTCTTCGATGGGCGCGGCGCTGTAGTCATGAACGGTGAAACCCATAGTCTCGAGAGGGGCGATATGTTCGTTGTCCCGTCGTGGATTTCATGGTCGCTGCAAGCCGAAACGCGATTTGACCTGTTCCGCTTTTCGGATGCGCCCATCATGGAGAAACTCAATTTCATGCGAACCGAGATCGAAGTCTAA
- the maiA gene encoding maleylacetoacetate isomerase encodes MRLRLHNFYRSSTSTRLRAALNLKGLNYEYLAYALRKGDHRSAEFLAINPAGLVPVLELGDGTALTQSLAIIEWLDETYSEPPLLPEDPAARARVRALAYMVACEIHPLNNLRVLNRLGMQFNAGDDAVAQWFVHWVTATFDPLEAMLADSRETGRFCHGDAPTLADICLYAQVWNNRRFSIPLETWPTIARIFAELDGLQAFRDAAPQNQPDAE; translated from the coding sequence ATGAGGCTTCGCCTGCACAATTTCTATCGCTCGTCCACTTCGACGCGTCTGCGAGCGGCGCTAAACCTCAAAGGGTTGAACTACGAATATCTTGCCTATGCCTTGCGCAAAGGCGATCACCGGAGCGCTGAATTCCTTGCGATAAATCCGGCAGGGCTGGTGCCTGTTCTCGAGCTTGGGGATGGAACGGCCCTGACCCAGTCATTGGCCATCATTGAATGGCTGGATGAGACGTACTCCGAACCACCCTTGCTGCCAGAGGACCCTGCCGCGCGCGCGCGGGTGCGGGCGCTGGCTTATATGGTAGCTTGCGAGATCCACCCGCTCAACAACCTGCGCGTTCTGAACCGACTGGGCATGCAGTTCAACGCGGGTGACGATGCGGTGGCACAATGGTTCGTCCATTGGGTAACGGCGACGTTCGATCCGCTGGAAGCCATGCTGGCCGACAGTCGGGAGACGGGCCGGTTCTGCCATGGCGATGCGCCGACGCTCGCTGATATCTGCCTGTACGCCCAGGTCTGGAACAACCGGCGCTTCTCCATTCCGCTCGAAACCTGGCCGACCATCGCGCGGATCTTCGCCGAGTTGGACGGTCTGCAGGCCTTTCGAGACGCGGCGCCGCAGAACCAGCCCGATGCCGAATGA
- a CDS encoding fumarylacetoacetate hydrolase family protein — MTDFTFPPQPQSVVPVAGSLQSFPVRRIFCVGRNYGEHTREMGFDPDREPPFFFTKPADAVVHDGATIPYPPLTQNFHHEAELVVAIGLEGRDLPVEACQSHIWGYAVGNDLTRRDQQLQARDKGRPWDWGKAFDNSAVIGPIHPVAEIGHPASGSIRLTVNGIVKQDADLAELIWSVPEIVSFLSHAVTIKPGDLIMTGTPAGVSPLVPGDVCVVSIDGLGELTTKIGPRE, encoded by the coding sequence ATGACCGACTTCACCTTTCCGCCACAGCCGCAGTCTGTCGTTCCGGTCGCAGGATCGCTTCAGTCCTTTCCGGTCCGCCGGATTTTTTGCGTGGGCCGCAACTATGGGGAACATACGCGCGAGATGGGATTCGATCCCGATCGTGAGCCGCCGTTCTTTTTTACCAAGCCGGCCGATGCCGTGGTTCATGATGGCGCAACCATTCCCTATCCGCCGCTCACCCAGAACTTCCACCACGAGGCGGAGTTGGTCGTCGCGATCGGGCTAGAAGGCCGCGACCTGCCCGTGGAAGCCTGCCAGTCGCATATCTGGGGCTATGCCGTGGGTAATGATCTGACCCGGCGTGATCAGCAGCTCCAGGCGCGCGACAAGGGGCGTCCCTGGGATTGGGGCAAGGCGTTCGACAATTCGGCCGTTATCGGTCCTATCCACCCAGTCGCCGAAATAGGGCATCCTGCCAGTGGTTCGATCCGCCTTACTGTCAATGGCATCGTCAAACAGGATGCAGATCTTGCCGAACTGATCTGGTCCGTACCAGAAATCGTCTCGTTCCTGTCGCACGCGGTCACGATCAAGCCGGGCGACCTGATAATGACCGGCACCCCCGCCGGGGTCAGTCCGCTTGTGCCTGGAGACGTCTGCGTCGTCTCGATCGATGGCCTTGGCGAGCTGACCACCAAGATCGGTCCACGCGAATGA
- a CDS encoding FAD-dependent monooxygenase — MTERCKIMIVGGGIGGLTAAGLLLLAGHEVELFEQAPELGEVGAGIQVSANATHVLRQLGVLDRLAAVSVRPLRTEFRLHDTAEVVGQILLGDTHEDRFGAPYLHVYRPDILRVLEERVRELSPSAIHLNKALERYEEDDQGVTLRFADGTTARGDLLIGADGIKSVVRSQMHGFEPANFTGNVAWRGMIPADRLPADFQPPIFVNWMGPDKHMVVYWVNGGRLLNFVGCVEKPEWTQEGWAIKAPWDDLKTDFASFHRDVQTMIDAADKDNCFCWALNNRPRLKYWSTDRVTLLGDSAHPTLPYMAQGAVMAIEDAAVLMRALDECNGLGAALKTYEQARIDRTARIVDESTEHARLFHFQTHAEFREAFARKDPATDRGLWLYNYNPLTVSLAVAPA, encoded by the coding sequence ATGACAGAGCGATGCAAAATCATGATTGTCGGCGGCGGCATTGGCGGGCTGACAGCCGCAGGGTTGCTTCTGCTCGCAGGGCATGAGGTTGAGCTGTTCGAGCAGGCGCCTGAGCTAGGCGAAGTTGGGGCGGGCATTCAAGTTAGCGCCAACGCTACACATGTGCTGCGCCAACTGGGTGTTCTGGATCGTCTGGCTGCAGTTTCTGTCCGACCGTTGAGAACCGAATTTCGCTTACACGATACGGCGGAAGTTGTTGGCCAGATTCTGTTAGGAGACACGCACGAGGATCGGTTTGGAGCGCCCTATCTTCATGTTTATCGACCTGATATCCTGCGCGTTCTGGAAGAGCGGGTTCGTGAGCTTTCGCCTTCTGCGATCCACCTCAACAAGGCGCTAGAGCGCTATGAGGAGGACGATCAGGGCGTTACTCTGCGCTTTGCCGATGGCACCACGGCACGCGGCGATCTGCTGATCGGTGCCGACGGGATCAAGTCTGTGGTCCGCTCGCAGATGCACGGCTTTGAACCTGCCAACTTCACTGGCAACGTCGCTTGGCGGGGGATGATACCGGCCGACAGGCTGCCAGCGGATTTCCAGCCTCCAATCTTCGTCAACTGGATGGGACCGGACAAGCACATGGTTGTCTACTGGGTCAACGGCGGGAGGCTGCTGAACTTCGTTGGCTGCGTAGAAAAGCCAGAATGGACCCAGGAAGGCTGGGCGATCAAGGCGCCGTGGGATGACCTGAAGACGGATTTCGCCAGCTTCCACCGCGATGTGCAGACCATGATCGATGCGGCAGACAAGGACAATTGCTTCTGCTGGGCGCTTAACAACCGGCCACGCCTGAAGTACTGGAGTACAGACCGTGTGACCCTGCTTGGGGACAGTGCGCATCCAACGTTGCCATACATGGCGCAGGGCGCGGTCATGGCTATAGAGGATGCGGCTGTGCTGATGCGCGCCCTCGACGAGTGCAATGGCCTGGGTGCGGCACTGAAGACCTACGAGCAGGCGCGCATTGACCGGACCGCGAGGATTGTTGACGAAAGCACCGAGCACGCCCGGCTCTTCCATTTCCAGACGCACGCGGAATTCCGCGAGGCCTTTGCCCGCAAGGATCCCGCAACGGACCGCGGCCTGTGGCTTTACAACTACAATCCGCTCACCGTATCGCTGGCCGTTGCTCCGGCCTGA
- a CDS encoding aryl-sulfate sulfotransferase: MHITIGVNVTVGNRRGRTSGLAQRSSVWLCMVVGLLLACAQPAFAQPTFEREPELQANPNPRAPLAAVLSFKASGPVTTAVKIDDGVTQRIVHFSQRHDPEKGLAIIDLPADRSVTVTVEISDPSGTTKSPAILSIKTPALPKAGLEWPTLTTKIADGAVLEPGLRFLSIRRRAPGRQSFQTKSQQEFSRGWGLILALDSKGEVRWYYISERRVAGIKPSPDGTLIFTTEDQRVVKIDMLGNILRQWYPEKRRLGAVPSGTQISGLQTLHHEPSLTPWGTYISMSANGREIPDYPTSVTDPQAPRKPSMVMGDKIVEFDASGKVVWEWDAFDHLDPKMLHYHTFQPYWAVRGYPGYADWTHGNGITFDEKRDLVIASFKHLDALVAIDRKTKEIRWIFSDPQGWPEKFHSRILKPVGLTRFPWSQHHPHVTPWGTIVYFDNGMFQARPFDGRRIVPFHESYSRAVEVNVDPKAMTVTELWTSEKEQKSDSCINWAMGDAHRLPATDNMLVIRSFCPPITDQLNDQNEYDLSRRFVDDVPYAGRVEEFSRTSPAPRMSQIRFDDPNEILQWQLYGGFHTPSIYWEGKAGSAN, translated from the coding sequence ATGCACATCACGATCGGCGTTAACGTAACTGTCGGGAATCGACGTGGGCGAACTTCGGGGCTTGCGCAGCGGAGTAGCGTTTGGTTGTGTATGGTCGTCGGCTTGTTACTCGCATGTGCCCAACCGGCATTTGCCCAGCCGACTTTTGAACGGGAACCCGAACTACAGGCCAATCCAAACCCGCGCGCGCCGCTTGCTGCGGTTCTGTCGTTTAAAGCTTCCGGGCCCGTCACTACAGCAGTCAAAATTGATGACGGTGTAACGCAGAGAATTGTCCATTTCTCACAACGTCATGACCCCGAAAAGGGACTTGCGATCATCGACTTACCAGCCGACCGTTCGGTGACAGTAACCGTCGAAATCTCTGACCCATCAGGCACAACCAAATCGCCCGCAATCCTGTCGATAAAGACTCCAGCTTTGCCCAAAGCCGGTCTGGAATGGCCCACGCTGACGACCAAAATTGCCGATGGCGCAGTGCTGGAACCTGGCTTGCGTTTTTTAAGTATAAGGCGGCGCGCACCGGGGCGGCAAAGCTTCCAGACAAAGTCTCAGCAGGAGTTTTCGAGGGGCTGGGGGCTGATCCTTGCTCTGGACAGTAAGGGAGAGGTGCGCTGGTATTACATCAGCGAGCGTCGTGTCGCAGGGATCAAGCCTTCACCTGACGGAACTCTGATCTTCACCACCGAGGATCAGCGGGTCGTTAAGATCGACATGCTCGGAAACATTCTTCGCCAATGGTATCCAGAAAAACGCCGGCTAGGAGCTGTACCCAGCGGTACGCAGATCTCCGGGTTGCAGACGCTACACCATGAACCTTCGCTGACGCCATGGGGCACATATATCTCTATGTCGGCCAATGGTCGCGAGATTCCCGACTATCCGACAAGCGTCACCGATCCGCAGGCCCCGCGAAAGCCATCCATGGTGATGGGCGACAAAATAGTTGAGTTCGATGCTAGTGGTAAAGTGGTTTGGGAGTGGGATGCATTCGATCATCTCGATCCCAAAATGCTGCATTATCACACCTTTCAGCCTTATTGGGCTGTGAGGGGCTATCCTGGTTATGCAGACTGGACGCATGGTAACGGAATTACGTTTGACGAGAAGCGTGACCTTGTCATTGCGTCTTTCAAGCATCTAGACGCATTGGTTGCGATCGACCGCAAGACGAAAGAGATCCGCTGGATCTTCAGCGATCCGCAAGGTTGGCCGGAAAAGTTTCACTCCCGAATTCTCAAGCCGGTTGGTCTTACGCGGTTCCCCTGGTCGCAGCATCATCCGCACGTCACCCCGTGGGGTACCATCGTCTATTTCGATAACGGGATGTTCCAGGCCCGACCATTCGACGGTCGGCGGATCGTGCCCTTCCACGAAAGCTACAGCCGCGCGGTCGAGGTTAACGTGGATCCGAAAGCTATGACCGTGACAGAGTTGTGGACTTCCGAAAAGGAACAGAAATCCGATAGCTGCATCAACTGGGCGATGGGAGATGCCCACAGATTACCAGCAACAGACAATATGCTCGTCATCCGAAGTTTCTGCCCGCCAATTACCGACCAGCTCAACGATCAGAATGAATATGATCTATCGCGGCGCTTTGTAGATGATGTGCCTTACGCCGGACGGGTAGAGGAATTCTCGCGGACGTCACCAGCGCCCCGGATGTCGCAGATCCGTTTCGACGATCCAAACGAGATCCTTCAGTGGCAGCTTTATGGCGGCTTTCACACACCTTCAATTTACTGGGAAGGCAAGGCGGGATCAGCAAATTGA
- a CDS encoding VOC family protein gives MIADERLVHVGITVSDMDRALTFLSKLGFVIHSRFAPFDPNAVEGITRLQGAVVRELAYVERDGFQFELLEYVQPERSKIERRVCDTGYFHFALQVDDISAVQAQLDADAPPYTVRRGPASGQRATYIYGPDGLTVELIEKRKDDHAHHDRR, from the coding sequence ATGATTGCCGATGAGCGACTGGTTCATGTCGGTATCACTGTCTCTGACATGGACCGTGCGCTCACTTTCCTGTCAAAACTGGGCTTTGTAATTCACTCCCGCTTCGCTCCCTTTGATCCGAATGCGGTCGAAGGGATAACGCGACTTCAAGGAGCTGTCGTGCGCGAGTTGGCATATGTCGAACGCGACGGCTTTCAATTCGAGTTATTAGAATATGTTCAACCTGAGCGCTCGAAAATCGAAAGGCGAGTTTGCGATACCGGCTATTTCCATTTTGCCTTGCAAGTGGACGATATCAGCGCTGTCCAAGCCCAACTTGATGCGGATGCCCCCCCGTATACCGTTCGTCGGGGCCCTGCATCGGGTCAAAGAGCAACTTACATTTACGGACCTGATGGCCTGACAGTTGAACTGATCGAAAAGCGAAAGGACGATCATGCACATCACGATCGGCGTTAA
- a CDS encoding biotin/lipoyl-containing protein, which yields MKIQLKLPRVGMNMEEATIVTWHKSPGETFASGDALYDFETEKVTQSFEASADGTLLEIRIPEGEEAQVGDIVCVVEVAQ from the coding sequence ATGAAGATACAACTTAAGCTGCCGCGTGTTGGCATGAACATGGAAGAGGCGACAATTGTCACATGGCATAAATCGCCCGGTGAAACATTTGCCAGTGGAGACGCACTTTACGATTTTGAGACCGAAAAGGTTACACAATCCTTCGAAGCTAGTGCTGACGGGACTCTTCTCGAAATCCGGATTCCGGAGGGCGAAGAGGCTCAAGTTGGCGATATTGTTTGCGTGGTTGAGGTCGCGCAATGA
- a CDS encoding alpha-ketoacid dehydrogenase subunit beta encodes MVMAKRRLIQAINEAMFEEMERDPRIILFGEDVEISMFGDTKGLRDRFGPDRVRDTPICEALLTGMAVGMAAAGWRPVLHMMFSNFMYTGFDAIANQMSKLHLMTGGQMRLPITVMAGFGGGRSTAAQHSDCPYPLFMNLGGINVAVPSNAGDAKGLFKTAVRSNDPAIFLEPGGRGGELGDVPEGDHIVPFGKAAIRREGHDVTIVAIGAMVKLADQAAKSLAAQGIEAEIIDPRTLVPLDEESVLASLAKTGRLVVVDEARDRCSAASHIAAVAADEGFALLKAPVKRVTVPNVCMPYAPVLEHSVYPSADRITSAVTALLSN; translated from the coding sequence ATGGTGATGGCAAAGCGAAGGCTGATCCAAGCCATAAATGAAGCCATGTTTGAGGAAATGGAACGTGATCCTCGTATCATTCTCTTTGGCGAGGATGTCGAAATTTCGATGTTCGGAGACACTAAGGGACTTAGGGATCGTTTTGGGCCGGATCGGGTGCGCGATACACCGATCTGTGAGGCTTTGCTTACGGGTATGGCTGTTGGAATGGCCGCAGCGGGCTGGCGACCGGTGCTGCACATGATGTTTTCCAACTTTATGTATACGGGCTTTGATGCGATTGCCAACCAGATGTCGAAACTGCATCTGATGACTGGCGGTCAAATGAGGCTGCCTATCACGGTGATGGCAGGTTTTGGGGGAGGCCGGTCCACCGCTGCACAACATTCGGATTGTCCATATCCGTTGTTCATGAACCTCGGCGGTATTAACGTTGCTGTCCCATCTAATGCAGGTGATGCAAAGGGGCTGTTTAAAACAGCAGTGCGCAGCAATGATCCAGCAATCTTTCTCGAACCTGGCGGTCGTGGTGGAGAACTGGGAGACGTTCCGGAAGGGGATCACATCGTCCCGTTCGGCAAAGCTGCAATCCGACGCGAAGGACATGATGTTACTATCGTCGCGATTGGTGCGATGGTGAAACTCGCCGATCAAGCTGCGAAGTCACTTGCTGCCCAAGGCATTGAGGCTGAGATTATTGATCCGCGAACGCTGGTGCCGCTTGACGAGGAATCGGTTCTCGCCTCGCTTGCAAAAACCGGAAGATTAGTCGTTGTCGACGAAGCTCGCGATCGTTGCAGTGCGGCAAGCCACATCGCCGCGGTAGCGGCTGACGAGGGATTTGCCTTGCTGAAAGCACCCGTAAAACGCGTGACCGTTCCAAATGTCTGTATGCCTTACGCACCCGTTCTCGAGCACAGCGTCTATCCGAGCGCTGATCGGATCACTTCAGCGGTTACGGCCCTTTTATCAAATTAG
- a CDS encoding thiamine pyrophosphate-dependent dehydrogenase E1 component subunit alpha gives MKHDNLRPSQEKLLAMYERMILIRETEEYLGAQFRAGELPAGVHLYVGQEASAVGVCAHLGDDDWITSTHRGHGHFLAKGGDPYAMIAEIHAKADGVCGGFGGTMHVADISRGILGANGIVGGGLAIATGAAFAAKLERKGKVAVCFFGDGAANQGTLMEAMNVASLWKLPLLLVCEHNGWSEFTRSEVATSGNILDRAKPFGIPAHEVDGNDVSAVWCVAGEMLEAMRAGGGPGLLVTHTYRTRGHVEAEINFLSQPYRSDEEVASWVARDPLDRAAALLIDIGSTADEIVEIRKRVRAAVDEASARARSAPDPDPKLVKSMMFSEVDAW, from the coding sequence GTGAAACACGACAATCTAAGGCCAAGTCAGGAAAAACTGCTGGCAATGTATGAACGGATGATCCTCATTCGTGAAACCGAAGAATATCTAGGTGCACAATTTCGAGCAGGGGAGTTGCCAGCCGGTGTTCATCTTTACGTCGGTCAGGAAGCTTCGGCTGTTGGCGTTTGCGCACATCTCGGAGACGACGACTGGATCACTAGTACCCACAGGGGGCACGGGCACTTTCTTGCCAAAGGAGGTGACCCATACGCCATGATCGCGGAAATTCACGCTAAGGCTGATGGTGTCTGCGGTGGTTTTGGCGGTACTATGCATGTTGCTGACATTTCGCGCGGGATTTTGGGAGCAAACGGAATCGTTGGCGGTGGACTTGCAATCGCCACCGGTGCTGCATTTGCAGCGAAGCTGGAGCGCAAAGGTAAGGTAGCCGTGTGCTTCTTTGGCGACGGTGCCGCCAATCAGGGAACATTGATGGAGGCGATGAATGTCGCTTCTCTCTGGAAGCTGCCTTTATTGTTAGTGTGCGAACATAATGGCTGGTCAGAATTCACAAGGTCGGAAGTCGCAACCAGCGGTAACATTCTTGATCGAGCCAAGCCCTTTGGAATCCCGGCTCATGAGGTCGATGGAAACGATGTCAGCGCTGTTTGGTGTGTCGCCGGCGAAATGCTCGAGGCGATGCGGGCCGGAGGTGGACCGGGTCTCTTGGTAACGCATACCTACCGCACACGCGGGCATGTTGAAGCCGAGATCAATTTTCTCTCGCAGCCATACCGAAGTGACGAAGAAGTCGCGAGTTGGGTTGCACGTGATCCGCTGGATCGCGCCGCCGCATTGTTAATCGATATCGGATCGACGGCGGACGAGATTGTCGAAATTCGCAAGCGTGTCAGGGCGGCGGTTGACGAAGCGTCAGCGCGCGCGAGGTCAGCACCTGACCCCGATCCCAAATTGGTAAAATCAATGATGTTTTCAGAAGTGGATGCATGGTGA